The genomic region CACAAACAGCGAAAGTGCAAGTTCATAGCTACCAGAAGCTATATTTATGGGAGGAGCCTTGAGAGGAAAAGCAAGAGTACTGCCATTCAGCAGCATGAGAAAAGGCACACTAACTGTATTGGTCGTTGAGCTTATGCCTCCGTAGACGGTTCCACCTGAAGACTTGTGGTTGGCAGTAGGCAGCTGATACAGTGTTGCCTCAAGAGCGAAAGTCGGGCCGAAACTGATCAACAGGGTCTGGTTATGTGTTATATTACCGGATGTGGGAATTCCAGAATACTCTGGCACCTGCCAGACTGGGTAGGTGTATACTTCAATACTGGAAGTGAGAACCCCTGAAGAAATGTTGTCGATTAAGAATTTCTCGGAAGTTATATTCCCGGTGTAATTAGTCATGAACGGAAAGCTGGTTGTTGTTTCAGAAGTGTTATTGATTATTGTCACCCAGTGTGGGGCAAGTGCCGCGTAAGAAATTGACGATCCAGTCACCATGGCGGAAATGGCAAGGACAATCAATAGCTTTGAAAATCTATTCATGTTGATACTCGGATAATTAAGGTGTTGAGTGCCATCCTACTATCATTGCACGTAGTTGATAGCATACCCGACTCCCTCATTACTACCCCCAGCAAGTGCTTGAAGTTCAAATGTACCCACCCCGAGATTTGGGAATGTATAAGTAAAACCGTAGTAGCGGTATGAAAACGTCCACCAGTCCAAGACCCCTCCTGTAGTGCCGCTACGTACTCTAGAAAGAACTTCTGTGGAGCCACTTATGACAGCTGTAATTGAGAATCCAAACTGATCCATTGTTTGTCCGTAAGTGCTAAAAGTGGCGCAAGCTCCTCCTACAGTCATGCTTGGAGGTGTATCCCTCCATGTATTTGGGTTGAATCCGTTGTTGAAAGTGATGGAGTTATAGTTCACCCTGTTGTATGGATAGCTAACTTGAGTGGGTTTGCCAATATCTGAGGTTGCGCCGAGTGAATGAATAATATATATAGGGGCGTAATCGGTAGATGTTATTTCTGCAATCTGCCAGACCGTACATCCTTGGCTTACTCCCCCGACCACGGTGAAATCCAATTGTGTGTCATAAATAGTCCATGTGTCAAGTTGAAAGAGTCCCTTTGCGTCTCTGTTAATAGCACTAATTTGCCAGTTGCTCGTCGAAGAAGTACTAAAGCTAAACCTCCCAATCGAATATTGAGTTTGATAAGTTTTACCACTAACGCTAGAGGCACTTTCGCCATGCGGAGAATTAAGCAGGATAACTGGTGTCCACAACTGTCCACTCCAGATCGCACTCCCCAATCCACTGTAATAGTGTCGGTATGGTTCCATTGGTTTTGCATCAGGTAAAGCAGCATATAACGTAGCACCAGACAGGCTCGGAATAGGAGTTTCCGGCCCAGCGTTATTATTATAATTTAGTGGCCTACGCCGAAAGAAACACCAGACACTGCTATGTTGAAAGATAAGACTGCTAAAAGGCTTAAAATTATTACTATTTTTTTGAATACGACACATATGTGTAAAAATCTTAAATATATTTAGTCTTTTAGTTTAACTTAAGTATGAATTCAATACCGACAACAGACCGTTATATGAGGTATTTAAAGGGCTTAACCTGAAAGAAGGATAATAGACTGACTTGTATCCATTTAATTAATTAAATGAGTCCGTACCTATCTTTCAAAACAGGATCTGCTTATATTTCTAAATGGGCCCGACCGGATTCGAACCGGTGACCTCCTCCGTGTCAGGGAGACATCATACCGCTAGACTACGAGCCCCGTATGGTCTGTATTTTAGGCTTTTATATATTTCTTTTCGCGGACCGATCCAGAAAGTATAATAATTGAGTAACCGCATACAGATATCGGGTATGCCATACGTCGGAATCATGGAGGACAGCATAGATGAGAAGAAACTCCTTAAACTTCTTTCTGGTAGAGAGATCGGGGCAGTGGTCACTTTTTCTGGGGTCGTAAGGGAAACGGAGGACGGGAGGAAGCTTAAATCTCTCTATTATGAGACACAGGAATCAATGGCAACAAAGTTGCTTAACGAACTCGTGAATGAATCTATCAGCAAATTTGATCTTATTGATGCCCTAGCGGTCCACAGGAAAGGAGACGTGAAAGTTGGTGAAGTTTCCGTGTTTGTGGCGACCTGTTCGAGACACAGGCTCGGTGCCTTCAGGGGCTGTGAATTCATTATTGACGGTATAAAACTCGATGCCCCAATCTGGAAGAGAGATATATTCATCGACGGGGAGCGTTGGAGATCTGAGAAATTAGAAAAGTAACCGCTTCGCTGAACTGGGCCTAGGTTCCACTCAAGTGTGATATACATTGATGTGCAGAGTCAATTATGCCCTTCACTGAGAAACATAAAGTTTTGATATAAGTATGGCATGGCAAGTAAGATGCTTTTCGACGATTTTGGGAGACCGGTTAAGAGCATGAGAATACAGGTCAACACAACCTGCAATTTCAGGTGCTTTTTCTGCCACATGGAAGGGACTCCTGTTAATTCAGCCGAGATGTCCGCCGCAGAGATTGAAAGGGTCGTCGAAATAGCTGCTAAGCACGGAGTTAATAAGATTAAGTTCACCGGGGGGGAACCTCTCCTGCGTCGTGACATCACCGAAATAATTGCTAGGGTGAGGAAACACGTCAATGGTGACATTTCACTTACGACAAATGGAGTTCTGCTTGTTAACAAGGCCAGGGCACTGAAAGAATCAGGGCTTGACAGAGTGAATATTTCCATGCATTCCATTGACCGTGAGGGATTTCAGTTCATTACGGGTACGGACTCACTTGATCAGGTCAAGGCTGGCATATCTGCTGCTGTAGCGGAGGGACTCACTCCTGTTAAAATTAACTTCGTTGTGCTCAAGGGCGTGAACGTCCACCTAATAGGGCGGATGATAGATTTTGCGACTGAGACCAATACTATACTTCAGTTGATAGAGTACGAAACCACAAAAGAAATGGCTACCTCTGACGAGTTCCTGAAATATCATTACAGCCTGGAACCCATTGAGAGGGCAATTGCCTCACGCTCCATTGACAAGACCAGAAATGACCTGCATAACAGAGAACGTTATACCTTACTTAACCGAGGTGTGAAGACATCTATTGAGTTCGTAAAGCCTATGAATAATAGTGACTTCTGCAGCAACTGCACGCGCATTAGGCTAACGTCGACTGGACAGCTAAAGCCGTGCCTTATGAGAAATGATAATCTTACAGATATCCTGCACGAGGTAAGGACAGGAAACAGGGAAATAAATCTCGATACCATTTTCATATCGGCTGTCAAAAAGCGTGAACCATACTGGAGGGGAGAGGATGCTGTTGAAAGTGAAATACTTCGCGAGATTCAGTGAACTTACAGGTAAGAAAGAAGAGGTCCTTGAAATGGACGATTTCACCAGCGTTATTGACCTTAAGCACAGGATAATGACTGAATATCCCTTGCTGAAGCGTTACGAATCTAACATGATCCTTGCAAGAAACGAGAAATTTACGGCGGACAACGAAAAACTGAACTCAGGAGATAGCATTTATCTGTTTCCTCCCGTTAGTGGCGGATAGTTCTGAATGTCAGCAAATTCAAAGCAGTTATCTTATATTTCATTTGAAGAGGCCATTTCGCGAGTATACTCTGAGAAGTGGAATCAGCTAACTTCATCCTACCAGAGCGTAAAATCAGCGATGGGCCTCATAGCCAGCGAAGATGTGTCATGCGGAGGTTTTGTTCCGGAATTCAACAGAAGTGCAATGGACGGTTACGCAGTACTATCCGCTGTAACCGTGTCGGCTTCAGAAAGAAATCCCGTCAGGATCGGCTCGCCTTCGCGAAATCCGCAAAGAGGAGAATCTTTCCCTGTAAATACCGGGGACCTTATTCCAGATGCTTTCGACAGTGTGATAATGCTTGAGGACACCCTCGTTACGGATGATGCAATATATGCCTTGAAACCTCTCAGACCATCAGAGAATATATCATCCAAGGGAGAGGATCTAAAGCCTTACTCAGTAATCCTGAGGAAGGGGGATATCATTCAACCTGAAAATATCGCAGCTTCTCTTGCATGTCGCAAGGCCGATATTTGCGCTTACAGAAAACTTATCATTGCTATCCTTTCTACTGGTGACGAGATTGTCTCCGGAAGAGTTCCGAACTACACTCAGCCACTACTCTGCGGAAAATATTCAATGCCCTTTACCGAAGTCATTGACCTTGGCGTAGTTGGAGATTCAGGAGATCTTATCAGAGATAGAGTGGTGTCTTCATTAAGGAATTGCGACATAATGGTAATAACTGGCGGAAGTGGACCAAGCGCAATAGACCTTGTGCCCAAAGTTCTAGATATCATTGGAAAAAGGCTTTTCCGAGGGGTCAAGATAAGACCTGGAAAGACCATTTCTGCTTACAATGTAGACGGGAAGCTTGTCCTGTCAACTTCCGGTCTGCCGGTAGCTTCCCTAGTGTCAACCGAGCCGTTTGTATGGGCATACATAGATAGGCTCACGGGGTTCAGGCGAAAACGTGTGATTGTAAAAGCTACTATGGACGGTAAGGTGGTTGCAAGCCCTGGAATGAGAACGTACCTCAGGGTTACCTTGGAAAACCACGATGGCAAATTCATCTGTAGGCCGCTTGAGATCTCCGGATCCGGCATTCTTTCAACTATTTTGGATTCCTCGGGAACTATTGTGGTGAATGAGGACAGTGAGGGAATCAATATTGGGCAGACAGTAGAGGTCGAACTCGATAGGGTGGGATGATGGGAAAGATCTTCAGAGACTTGGTTTCGTTTCAAAAGGCAAAATCTCTGACTGCGGAAAATGTCAGACCAGTGACCGATTTCGAATCTGTAAATGTGTGGGAGAGTGTT from Thermoplasmataceae archaeon harbors:
- the moaA gene encoding GTP 3',8-cyclase MoaA, with the protein product MLFDDFGRPVKSMRIQVNTTCNFRCFFCHMEGTPVNSAEMSAAEIERVVEIAAKHGVNKIKFTGGEPLLRRDITEIIARVRKHVNGDISLTTNGVLLVNKARALKESGLDRVNISMHSIDREGFQFITGTDSLDQVKAGISAAVAEGLTPVKINFVVLKGVNVHLIGRMIDFATETNTILQLIEYETTKEMATSDEFLKYHYSLEPIERAIASRSIDKTRNDLHNRERYTLLNRGVKTSIEFVKPMNNSDFCSNCTRIRLTSTGQLKPCLMRNDNLTDILHEVRTGNREINLDTIFISAVKKREPYWRGEDAVESEILREIQ
- a CDS encoding MoaD/ThiS family protein, which gives rise to MKYFARFSELTGKKEEVLEMDDFTSVIDLKHRIMTEYPLLKRYESNMILARNEKFTADNEKLNSGDSIYLFPPVSGG
- a CDS encoding molybdenum cofactor biosynthesis protein MoaE, with product MPYVGIMEDSIDEKKLLKLLSGREIGAVVTFSGVVRETEDGRKLKSLYYETQESMATKLLNELVNESISKFDLIDALAVHRKGDVKVGEVSVFVATCSRHRLGAFRGCEFIIDGIKLDAPIWKRDIFIDGERWRSEKLEK
- a CDS encoding molybdopterin molybdotransferase MoeA; its protein translation is MSANSKQLSYISFEEAISRVYSEKWNQLTSSYQSVKSAMGLIASEDVSCGGFVPEFNRSAMDGYAVLSAVTVSASERNPVRIGSPSRNPQRGESFPVNTGDLIPDAFDSVIMLEDTLVTDDAIYALKPLRPSENISSKGEDLKPYSVILRKGDIIQPENIAASLACRKADICAYRKLIIAILSTGDEIVSGRVPNYTQPLLCGKYSMPFTEVIDLGVVGDSGDLIRDRVVSSLRNCDIMVITGGSGPSAIDLVPKVLDIIGKRLFRGVKIRPGKTISAYNVDGKLVLSTSGLPVASLVSTEPFVWAYIDRLTGFRRKRVIVKATMDGKVVASPGMRTYLRVTLENHDGKFICRPLEISGSGILSTILDSSGTIVVNEDSEGINIGQTVEVELDRVG